The genomic interval TTCGGTGTTCTGCTTGTATCTCTGCCAGCTTGTCCTAATTGTCAACATTGCTTGTGTATACAGATTGaatttttctccacttttcatctcttcttaatATTCCCCTTTGCgagtttacatgtttttcacacttttctctctccctctatctcattcctcttccctttttcctctctctctctctctctctctctctctctctctctctctctctctctctctctctctctctctctttctctctctcttccgaaTCTTTGCTACATTTCAATTCTACATTCTGCAAATTTGTCTCTCATTCACTCAAGTACTCATTCACTTGCTCacgaatcagtcagtcagtcagtcagtcagtcagtcagtcagttagttagtcagtcttCACTTATTCagtccttcacttcttttctgtctactgattgactgatgaacttactcactcactcactcactccactcactcATCTGCTCACTCATTCTCCCTATCCctcacattttctctcccttactcaCTCACATACGCTGTTTTTCCTCGCCCTCATCCCTTCTCCTTcagtcattccctcccttcctcctgttaccttccctctttcacttATCGACCCACTCACAGATTCCTTTCACCCCTTCTCCACTCACTTACatattccctccttcactccctccctcctttccttcccttttcactcattccatccctccctccctcacccacacaGCCACCCACTCACCCCACCCAGACAACATATCAAGCACCAGACGAGACAGTGACGCAGCGTGGGTGGAAATTTTTCAACCCAGCTCTCATTTAATTCTTGCGTAACTACATCACTAATTCTGccatctttattttcccttccgtctttctctctcatcatgcTAAttatatctatctctctttctctttctgttttgctctctctctctctatctctctctctctctctctctctctctctctctctctctctctcatctctactctctctctctctctcctctctctctctctctctctctctctctctctccccttccttcttcttttatccaTAATTACTCTTTGTGGGAACACGCAAATTTATCTTTACGAATAaatattatgttttcttttttattcgtgCTTCTCTTagtctttattttaatttatttgctgCCATGTTTGCTgcctctgctgttgctgctgctgctgctggaggaggaggagtcacgaGCTTGTAATTACATACGTACACTCTTTCCTTGTTTGCTCTTGTCGCGTTCATTTCCAAAGCACCTCTGTTTGTTGTAAAGGTTTGCATAAGGTAACCAAATTTCAGGAAGGTTTTTCAAATAAATTACTGAAGGATTTAATATCAGGGAAGGTTGTTTTAAAATGAATTacaaaaggattttttttcaaatgattACGCAAGGTTATAAAAGACTACAACCATtttaaaaataacacaaaagttTCCAAaggattgcaaaaaaaatacaatagattttgaaagattacTAAAGGTTTTAAAAAAATTTGAAAGGActttaaaagataaaagattttTAAGAGATTGCAAAAAAGTTCCAAAGGAttacaaaatattttaaaaggTCGCAAAAGGTTtttaaaagattacaaaaagGTTTTTAAGAGATTATAAAAAGTTCCAAGGGAttacaaaatattttaaaaggTTATAAAAGGTTTTAAAAGATTACAAAAGGTTTTCTAGGGACTGAAAAAGATAACAAATGGTTTTAAAAGATTACAAAAGATTTTCTTaggattacaaaaaatataaaagatttTAAAGATAAGAATTTTTAAAGTTACAAAAGGTTACAAAAGATCACAGACGTACACAAAGCATTACAAAGATTTTCAAAGGAATTAGGAAGGTTTTTGAACAAGATTACAAAATTTTACGGAGGATttcaaaggaatacaaaagacaaCAGAGGTGGATCTTAcctgtaaaaaaataacattatttaTACCTTTATTCACTTATGTACCTGTCCTTACCTGTACGATTGTGTAACTGTAAGATTTTCCCCATATGCGTGTCTTTACCTGTATAAATATCAGTCTGTATACCACTCTGTTCTTTACTCACCTTACCTGAATAAATTTCCCTCTATATACATGTGTGTACTCTAATATCTGCCTTACCTGTATAAATATCACCTTGTATACCTGTATGACCCCCTATACCCGACATTACTTGTATGAATATCACTGTATATATCTATTTCCCTCTATCTTACTTGTATAAATCTCCCTTTTTGTAACTGTATGTTCTTTTACAACCGACTTCACTTACATCAATGTCACTTTGGATAATTCAATGTCCTTTTATATCTATTATCACTTGTAGAAATATGATTGACTAACTCTCTGTTTTTCTGACCTTGTTTCTCTTCAGCCTGTATAAATTTCTCTACCGTTTGACTTGCTTGTTTCACCTCATCACGTCATCCTTACCAGACTcgcctattcctccttctttcctcccctcttcctcccctcttcttcatcatgcATGGTCGTCCGCTCCCTCTTAGCCTccatatctctcttttttttttctttttacttatttttctcacttctgattttctctccccctcgttgacttcttttattattcattagttCGTCCGTTcggtttcccttgtttttttattctatttttgtgtattttttattgttgttgtgtttcgtCTTtccagcttttctttttttttactctgttaATCTTGACTTTTGTGTTCCCTTTTTTAATTATTCTAGTATTTGTCGCGTTTTGCTtagttttcattcattttgttttgtctttttttttctgtgaactCCTTTCTGCCTCAGCTCTggtttttctccatttctaccTTTATCCCCTTTTATCCATCTCCCTTATGTCCCTCTGCATATTTTATCACGCTTTCTCCCTATACAACTTtgtctctcttactctctcccttccctgcaccTTTATACTTCGCCTTTCGTATCTGCATCGCCCtctgctttcctcccttcacttaccTTTTGTTAAGATGAGCGTGCGGGATTCTGCTGAGGAATAATTGAAGTTTCTTTCTGCACATTGATTTTGCTTTGATTTAGTTAAAGTTTCTCTCGCCATCTTCATTTTGCTTTGATTTAGTTAGTTTCTCTCTGTACCTTGATTCTCTCGGCTTTCCTTCACTTTGCCCataactattttatttttatttttatatattttttctatgttcTGATCAAGGACAACAAGAagatgggaaaaaggaaaggctCGCTAAAGATGTCAGTCCCAAGGGAGAATAGTTCAGTAGAATATTCAAAATTATGaatagtgtcttgaaaccttgacACCTGTACCTGAATATCAAACTACCTAACCTCCCCTGACACTCACACCTGTACATTCACCTGTAATGCCCTGCCTTCCTGTGACTGGCCCGCTCAAGATGCCATTCccgagagagaattaaaaagaatatccAGAATTACGAGTGTCTTAAAACGTCTCTCCTGAACCATGTACTTGTATGTATTAACCTACCTTGCCTGCTCTGACAGTCACACTTGCACCTTACCTTTGATATTCTGCCTTCCTCTGACTGGCTCACAGAAGCTGCCACTCCctcaagagaataaaaaagaaacccTGTACTTGTATTACCTGTGCATTAACCTACTTTACCTGCCTTGACATTCACACCTGTACCTTTCCTTTTAATATTCTGCCTTCCTCTGCCTCATCGCCTCACGCAGAGCCCCCAGACGGCGGGCAGGCGCTTCTGGAGTGCATGAAAGCCTGTCTGGCCGCCCCTGGGTGCGTTACCTTCATCATGTACTCGTCACAAAACCTGTGCTACTTGTCCAGACACGACAGGTGCGCCAATCCAACGCATTCCCTCATCAGcgtcccaggtgtgtgtgtgtgtgtgtgtgtgttcactgtcCCGCCACGTGAAGCTGCCTTAATTCTTTTTTGCGCCGCACACGTCCCACCTCAGCCCCCTCCCGTGTCCCCCCAGCCTGCCTCAGACCCCTCTCTTGTCCCCCGACCAGACTgtctcaccctcccttcccgtGCCTCCCCCAGGTTGCTCCACCCACTCCCCTGTCTCCCCCAGCCTACCTCAGCCCCCTCCCGAGCCTACTCCAGCCTGCTTCGGCCCCCTCCCGTGCCTCCCCCAGCCTGCCTCACCCCCCTCCGGTGTCCCCCAGCctgcctcaccctcctcctgtgCTTCCCCTAGCCTATCTCACCCTCCTCTTGTGCTTCCCCCAGCCTGACTCTGCCCCCTCCGGTGCCTCCCTCAGCCTGCTTCATCTCCATCCCGTGCCCCCCCCAGCCTGCCTCAGCCCCTCCCCGTGTCCCCCCAGCCTACCTCAGACCCTTTCCTTGCCCCCACACCAGTTTGCCTCAGCCCCCCCTCCCGTGCCTCCTCCAGCCTGCCTCAGCCCACTCCCGTGCCTCCTCCAGCCTGATTCCCGTGCCTCCCACAGCCTGCCTCACCCTCCTCCCGTGCCTTCCCCACCTTGCATCAGCCCCTTTCCGTGCCTCCCCCATCCTGATTTTCGTGTCCCAtaccctgcccccccccccaccctcccgtGCCTCCTCCAAGCCTGCCTCAGCCCCTTTTTGTGCCTCAACCAGCCTGCCTCACTCCTGTGCCTCCCTCAGGACTCATCACGTACGAGGTGAAGGCCGCGGATGCGCCAGACGCAGGTACCACCTGCCTTGCCTCCTGCCGCGCCTCCGCCAGCTGTCACACGTGTGGACGCCCCAACTGCAAGGGCGAGCTGTGTGAAGAGTGTTCCACCTCCTGCTGGACCCTGGAACCCCTAGTAGTGGGCACCGTAAGCATCGTGTTCAGTCTTACAGCCGCTCCTCTGCCCGCCACCTGCCAGAATGAGTGGCAGCTGGTGTGGAGTGGCGGCACCACTGCCCCGCTGTTCCCGGATCACACCACGGCCACGTTCCGAATGCTGGTGGTGCTTACGTACACGGACATGACGCGCCAAGCGGAGTTCTCCGGAGCGAAGTTCAGCGGCACGTACCTCACGGTGCAGACCTTCGTGACCGGCGACGCTGGCAACGGGTGGTTCGCGCCCTTCGTCAGCCGCCAGAATATTTACACCGAAGAGTCTAACCTGTACGCCTTCTTCTACGTCCCCGGCACGCTGATCGCATGGGGCGTGGAGTCCTACGTGGAGCAGGTGGCCCGCAACGCCACCCCCATCACCCGTGGCTACTATTGGTACCACGTTGACCCAATCATCGCCACCACGCGTATCACCCACATCAGTCTCTGGATCTCGCCCTGAGCTGCTGCCGCGTTGGGATGGACCGCCGGGACGTCTGTGGCGGCGTGTTGGATTGCTGCGGTGGCTACTCGCTGCCTAGAGGTTCCTGGAAAGTCTTTTGGCGGagtccagtccattccagtccaGCACAGTTCAGTCCAAATCCATATCCCGTTCAGTTTAGTTCAGTCCAATCCGCTTCATTCCAGCCCGATTCATTCCGTTCAAGTGCAGTCCAGTACAGTCCATTCCAATCCACCCCAAAgcattccagtccattccagtctATTTCAGAGCATTCCAGCCTGTTTCAGTCTTGCCTAGAGCATTTCAGTCCATTCCAGCCTTGCCCAGAGCATTTCATTTCAGTCCATTCCAATCCAGTCTAGAATATTCCAGTCCTTTCCAATCTAGCCCAGAGCATTCCAGTCCAGGCCACAGTATTCCAGTTCATTCCAATCTAGCCCACAGCATTTCAGTCCATTCCAATCTATCCTAGAGCactccagtccattccagtctAGCACAGAATATTCCAGTCCTATCCAATTCCAGCAATCAATAGTCGTGATATATGCCTCTGTACCGCATGCcccttgtggtgtgtgtgtgtgtgtgtgtgtgtgtgtgtgtgtgtgtgtgtgtgtgtgtgtttctttttattcttagttgtttttcttttttttttctattttttttttcacctatttttcatccatctatttattttgcctCTTTTTCACCCAATGTTCATCCATAATTTTGTGCTACTTCTTTACGACAGATAAATGAAACAGTGCATAGCTGAAGCTGCGGTGTTCTGCTTGCAACATGAACACACTTGGGCTTTCCAGAACAGCTGACTAATGTGTTGAGTTGCTGGTCGGGAGTGTTGCCTTTAGAGCGCCACGCACTGACACGCCCCTTCTCATTGTGTGggtcttctgttttcctctttgtttttcctttttttttctttctctctctctcttattatcagAAATGTATGCActgttctcttcatttccccactatatttattttccaacaGGTACGCCTCTACAGTGTTCTCTGCTCTATATGGTTGCAGCAGTCTGACACTTTTAATGTGATGTGAAGGTTGCCAcgcatttattttgttttattttgcttttcattCAGGTCATCTTCACTATTTAAGAGAGTTTTTAGAAGAGCGACTGAATGAAAAGTACAAAGGAATTCtttcaatttatattttttttccttttttttattttatggctTTGGATTCGTCCCTTGTTTTTTAATCTCATTCTTTTTCATACatctcttcattattcttttatcaAGTCAactttattcgtttttttcttttttgagaaaTGCAGTTGAATGAAAAGTACAAAGGAGTaacttcaatttcttttttttttttctttttcttgattttcatgACTTTGGATTCGTCCTGACGTGATCTCCTcgcccttgtcttcctcctcttcctcttcctcctcctcctcctcctctttatccttctgATTCAAAGCCTAATCCCAATATCATTTTGTGCAGTCCGTGACGAGGAAATTTCCCCATTTTCTATATTCCCTCTttgtcccattttctttgtcttctccccAGCATCATtataattcttcctcctcctcctccttctcctccacaaaCGCTGCCATGCTAATATCACTAATCCAATTTGCGGCGCCCCGATCGTCGGCTCGTGCGGTTCACGTTTCAAtattataaaagttttaatCAGGGAAGCGGCGCGGGTGATTGCTggactgactggctgggtggtggtggtggtggtggtgatccaaGGTGGTGGCCGCTGCTGCCTGAAATAttgctgctgatgctactgttgttgttgctggtgtcgTTGGTTttagtgttgttgctgcttaTGTTtctttgatggtggtgatgtatgGGTGTTATGATGAATTGGGCTAGTTGTGAGAGTAgtgtagcaaataatctagtcagccatagaaacatcccattttctctcatattcagggtacactaaagcttacgcgcttctcagaaccagtaatatgtaaacacaagtcaccgctccaagcactccgttttctcttatatgttttcagcctcccgttctctttctactgcacagatttttcgtctttcatctcttcttcctcatttttttatacatacacattctgtgcacgcttttcgacacatacgttacacgtcttttctatacatcatattactcctttcttcacacagacatacacacacacattcactctctttgtccatatctttatgtaaatcattttttatgttcagtatttcttgtgtacatgttcatgtttttgttaaataaagtagagagagtttaaccagtctaacaagtggctataaatacaaccttagctggtgaacaaaaagagttaagagattaaaggacttgcaactgctgacggttacctgtcggttttctcttctctatctctggcgagttaagagattaaaggacttgcaactgctgacggttacctgtcggttttctcttctcacattcctggcggcttccacctagatcactagaaatGGTGACTCGGAGTTAGACCGTAGTGGCCAGCTCCACCAATGCTGTGTCCCAGGTTCTTTAGCACTATAGCGTCGCCACAGCTATAGGTACCTCGCCCAGGTCAGCCCCCGCCTGACACGGACCACCACGGCCAAACCGCCACCCAGCCTGGCCCAGCCGTGACCCACCGACGCCACCCAGCCCGGCCAGCcgccacgtgacacacacacaccgtcacccaGCCCAGCAACCGTggtcaccgccgctgcctcgccagtcaccagccaccctctctcgcagctgtgactcaccacgcctcgccagccacccaggccactgaggccacgctcacctgccgcctcaccaccgccaccaggtccttccctctcctgctgccgtgacccaccgcgccaactccacctgctgcctggtcacctgccacccctgccacacctgctgcccagcctccatcaccaccacagcagcagcaacacctctcCGGCTCACCACGCACGGTCACCGCCACCCGGCCGTGACCCCACTGGCCCTGATTTCGCTTCTCTACAACAGGGCGGCGCCCCCTGCACCGGTACTCCCGTCTTCCGCTCGACAACAGGGCGGCGTTCCCTGCAACGTTCCCCCACCAAAGTGTTAGTGCTCCCGaccgtccctcccctctcccccgtcgtccaccctccccctgtgtgtgttaaCCCCTGCCCCTAGAAAACTCCCTAGTGTGCATCAGCGCGTACCAACCCCCGTGTGCCAGACACCAACacctacacatacacgcactcacacacacacacacacagactacacaCTTCGTTCACGGCAGTGCGTTCCAAGCCGTAAGTGCGAGTGTGGTAAAGTACGTGCCTAGGACCATCGCTGTCACACCCTCAGCACTGCACAGTGGCGCCCAGCAGGCGTCCCTTGCCACCTCTCACTGGCACCTGGCGCCGGAGGAGCCCGCGCCTCGCCGACAGGCGTCACTACACCCTGCTCCACGACTCGCATAACAAGCCACCAGGCCCCATCGCACGCCAGCAACAAGAAACGGCCATGGCTCCACCGGACACCGCCTCCCCAGCTCCCCCCTTCAGGGCTCCAGCCTTCAACAGCCACGACCCCAACATGTGGTTTACCATCTTGGAGCTGAACTTCAAGGCAAACAACATCACTGAGGCCTTGAAACAGTTCACTCACGCCTGCACTCTCCTGCCACCCGAGGTCCTCTTGCAAGTCTCTGACGCCATCGCGAAAGCCCCCTCTTCGGACAATCCCTACGACGACCTCAGGCAAGCCGTCCTCAAACGCCTTGCGCCAGACCTCGCGCAGCTGGCTGACGACTATATGTCGACAGTTCCGTCGGCAACGCCACCGTCTTCAGTCGCCACTGTCACTAACACAGCAGACGTCCAGCAACTCACCCACATTGTGTCGCAGCTGGCCCTGCAGGTCAGCGCGATGCAGGAACAGCTAAATACCCGCCAGCGTCGCCGCCCACCGTCACCTCGACGCCCTCGCTACCGCTCTCGGTCGCGTAGCACTACACGCACCCCGGGCGTCTGCTACTACCACAGCAGGTTCGGTAGCGAGGCCATTAAGTGCACCCAACCCTGCACTTACAACACCACCCCGGCGTCAAACTAAACGGGCGGACGTTCACGGCGCGTACGATCCGCCAGCCCAAGTCACAGCTACTTCACGTCTACGACCGACGCACCGgaattaagttcctcgtcgacaCCGGCGCTGAGGTCAGTGTCCTGCCTGCCACAGACAGCCAGAAGAGGTTGCCTGTAACCACGCACCTCTATGCAGCCAACGCCTCGAAAATCCCTGTGTACGCGCGGCAGACACTACACCTCGAACTCAACCTCCGCCGCTCCTTCGACTGGACCTTTTACGTGGCAGCTGTGACCCAACCCATCCTAGGCGCCGATTTCCTACGCCACCACGACCTCCTAGTCGACTTGAAGCACGGCACGCTGCTGGATCGTCTCACTTCCCTGCGGACCCGTGGCCGAACGGCACCTGGCGAGAGCACCGGAATCTCCGCAGTCTGCCGAGATAACCCCTTCGCCGCCATCCTCAAGGGTTTCCCAACACTAACACAGCCATACTCAGCCACGCAGCCAGTGAAACATCACGTCCTGCACTACATAGAGACCACCGGACCACCTGTTTTCGCCAAGGCTCGTCGCTTAGCACCAGAACGCTACAAACAGGTCAGGGCCGAGTTTGAGTCTCTGATGCAGCAAGGCATCATCCGCCcaagctccagcaactggtcgtCTGCGCTTCACGTCGTCCCCAAGAAAAACGGTGACATACGCCCTTGCGGGGACTACAGAGCCCTAAACTCCCGCACCGAGATGGACAGGTATCCAGTGCCTAACATTCAGGAGTTTTCCTCACAACTGCACGGCTCTACAATTTTCTCCAGGATCGACCTCGTAAAGGCCTTCCATCAGATCCCCATCAACCCCGAGGACATCCCGAAGACGGCCATAATCACGCCCTTCGGACTATATGAATACACTAGGATGCCCTTCGGTCTCAAGAACGCTGCTCAAACATTCCAGCGCTTCATGGACGAAGTTTTGCGAGGACTGCAGTTCTGCTTCACTTACGTCGATGACATTCTTGTTGCCAGCCCAGACGACGCTGCTCATCGCCAACACCTCGAGCAAGTCTTCACTCGTCTGAAGGACTACGGCATCCAGGTCAACGCCGACAAGTCCGTGTTCGGCGTGCCTTCAGTCGACTTCCTCAGCCACACTGTGTCCTCCTCAGGCTTCACCCCAACTGCAAGTCGCTGTACTGCCATCCAGAATTTCCCGAAGCCCACAACTCAGCGCCAGTTGAAGCAGTTCCTCGGGATGCTGAACTATTACAACAGGTTCATTCCCCGATGcgcgctcctcctccagcctctctacGCCTTAGTGAAGCCAGCCAAACGAGGCCAGTCCGTCACCCTTGCCTGGACGCCCGCAGCTGAGGACGCTTTCCTCGCTGCCCGGAAGGCGCTCACATCCACAGCGCTCAGTTTCCCTGCCCCAGACGCCCCTACTTCCATCGCCACGGACGCCTCAGACACCGGAGTTGGAGCAGTGCTACAGCAACACATCGACGGTGCCTGGAAACCCGTCGCCTTCTTCTCCAAGAAACTCAACACTGCCGAGAAGAAGTACAGCGCCTTCGACAAAGAGCTCCTCGCCATCTACAAGGCATTGAAGCACTTCCAGTACTTTGTCGAAGGACGTCAGTTTCAtatctacactgaccacaagCCGCTGACGAGCACCTTCATCAAGAACAAGTCATCCTACTCACCACGTCAACTGCGCCACGTAGACTTCATCTCTCAGTTCACCACGGACCTCCGTTACGTGAAAGGTGAAGATAACGCCCCAGCCGATGCCCTGTCACGCAACATCTGTGCCACATCTACCTCTCTCATCGATTACGCCGCCATTGCTGCCGATCAGGCCGCTGACGCCGAGCTGCagcaactgaaagaa from Scylla paramamosain isolate STU-SP2022 chromosome 23, ASM3559412v1, whole genome shotgun sequence carries:
- the LOC135112135 gene encoding uncharacterized protein LOC135112135, with amino-acid sequence MAWWWRGVGAVANSALTGLEYRDVITLGVQTSYLISQHTLISKPPDGGQALLECMKACLAAPGCVTFIMYSSQNLCYLSRHDRCANPTHSLISVPGLITYEVKAADAPDAGTTCLASCRASASCHTCGRPNCKGELCEECSTSCWTLEPLVVGTVSIVFSLTAAPLPATCQNEWQLVWSGGTTAPLFPDHTTATFRMLVVLTYTDMTRQAEFSGAKFSGTYLTVQTFVTGDAGNGWFAPFVSRQNIYTEESNLYAFFYVPGTLIAWGVESYVEQVARNATPITRGYYWYHVDPIIATTRITHISLWISP